A genome region from Thermodesulfobacteriota bacterium includes the following:
- the dnaG gene encoding DNA primase — protein sequence MRIPDDVLETIRSRVSIVDAVGRHVALKKAGRTWKGLCPFHSEKTPSFVVNDERGTYHCFGCGAGGSVFRFLMEVEGRSFVEVVRALAEQAGVSLSTGPEDPGERRERAERDALLEVLALARRYYRHQLTEGRAGGPAREYLARRGVAPEVAEAFGLGCAPAGWDNLARFLAGKGVDLARAALAGLVAPRQSGGYYDRLRDRLVFPIQDAQGRVVSFGGRVLGEGEPKYLNGPESPVFRKGEVLYGVFQGAEALRRERRALLVEGYLDVISLHARGLPTALATLGTALTADHIRALRRRADEVVLVYDGDEAGRRAAFRSLDLFLAEGYPCRGILLPPKEDPDSFVRGGGDLGALAAEARPLLELYLEETAGRFDLASVEGQLAAAADLAPRLAAVTDPLARDLYVRRAAEVLDVTEAQLRGLLPPALSRSARGRGQAGAPSGPPAAPEDPVERDLVVSLLDRPDHRPAFQTRGVEAWMRPGPLREAARFVASRTEEAALLPVDAAPDNVRQVLTRLLVGDRLPRAVYEDLEAALRVRHLEGRTAALVREIARAERAGDPARVLALQREKTGLDHTIAQSRRASSGHG from the coding sequence ATGCGCATCCCCGACGACGTGCTGGAGACCATCCGCTCGCGGGTGTCGATCGTCGACGCCGTGGGGCGGCACGTGGCCCTCAAGAAGGCGGGGAGGACCTGGAAGGGCCTGTGCCCCTTCCACAGCGAGAAGACCCCCTCGTTCGTCGTGAACGACGAGCGGGGCACCTACCACTGCTTCGGGTGCGGTGCGGGGGGTTCGGTGTTCCGGTTTCTGATGGAGGTCGAGGGGAGATCCTTCGTGGAAGTGGTCCGGGCCCTGGCCGAGCAGGCGGGGGTCTCCCTCTCCACCGGCCCGGAAGACCCCGGCGAGCGCCGGGAGCGAGCCGAGCGCGACGCCCTCCTGGAGGTCCTGGCCCTGGCCCGGCGCTACTATCGCCACCAGCTCACGGAAGGGCGGGCGGGGGGGCCTGCCCGGGAGTACCTGGCGCGGCGCGGCGTGGCCCCGGAGGTGGCCGAGGCCTTCGGCCTGGGCTGCGCCCCGGCGGGCTGGGACAACCTGGCCCGGTTTCTGGCGGGGAAGGGGGTCGACCTGGCCCGGGCGGCCCTGGCAGGCCTCGTCGCCCCCCGGCAGAGCGGGGGCTACTACGACCGCCTCCGGGACCGGCTCGTCTTCCCGATCCAGGACGCCCAGGGCCGCGTGGTGAGCTTCGGGGGCCGGGTCCTCGGGGAAGGGGAGCCCAAGTACCTCAACGGCCCCGAGAGCCCCGTCTTCCGCAAGGGCGAAGTCCTCTACGGGGTGTTCCAGGGGGCGGAGGCCCTGCGCCGGGAGCGGCGGGCGCTCCTGGTCGAGGGGTACCTGGACGTGATCAGCCTGCACGCCCGGGGGCTCCCCACCGCCCTGGCCACCCTGGGCACGGCGCTCACGGCCGACCACATCCGGGCCCTGCGGCGCAGGGCGGACGAGGTGGTGCTGGTGTACGACGGCGACGAGGCGGGCCGGCGGGCCGCCTTTCGCAGCCTCGACCTCTTTCTGGCCGAAGGCTACCCGTGCCGGGGCATCCTCCTGCCGCCCAAGGAGGACCCGGACAGCTTCGTGCGGGGCGGGGGCGACCTGGGGGCGCTCGCCGCCGAGGCCCGGCCCCTCCTGGAGCTCTACCTGGAGGAGACCGCGGGACGCTTCGACCTGGCCTCGGTGGAGGGGCAGCTTGCGGCGGCGGCAGACCTGGCGCCCCGGCTCGCCGCCGTGACCGACCCCCTGGCCCGGGACCTCTACGTGCGCCGGGCCGCGGAGGTGCTGGACGTGACCGAAGCCCAGCTGCGGGGGCTCCTGCCGCCTGCCCTCTCCCGGAGCGCAAGGGGACGGGGCCAGGCAGGAGCGCCCTCCGGTCCGCCGGCCGCCCCGGAGGACCCGGTGGAGCGCGACCTGGTGGTGAGCCTCCTGGACCGGCCGGACCACCGCCCGGCGTTCCAGACCCGGGGCGTGGAAGCCTGGATGCGGCCCGGCCCCCTGCGGGAGGCTGCCCGCTTCGTGGCGTCCCGCACGGAAGAGGCGGCCCTCCTGCCCGTGGACGCGGCGCCCGACAACGTGCGCCAGGTGCTCACCCGCCTCCTGGTGGGGGACCGCCTGCCTCGCGCGGTGTACGAAGACCTGGAGGCCGCCCTCCGGGTGCGGCACCTGGAGGGGCGCACCGCGGCCCTGGTGCGGGAGATCGCCCGGGCAGAGCGGGCCGGCGACCCGGCGCGGGTGCTGGCCCTCCAGCGGGAGAAGACCGGGCTCGACCACACCATCGCCCAGAGCAGGCGGGCCAGCTCGGGGCACGGTTGA